From Stenotrophomonas maltophilia, a single genomic window includes:
- the rfbC gene encoding dTDP-4-dehydrorhamnose 3,5-epimerase, protein MKVIQTRLPGCVVLEPMVFGDSRGFFFEGWNASRFGALGLPDRFVQSNVSSSSKGVLRGLHYQWPRPQGKLVSVLEGEVYDVAVDIRRGSPTFGCWEAVILSAGNKRQFWIPEGFAHGFAVLSETALFHYLCTDVYVREADAAVRWDDADIAVDWPISDPILSAKDEDAPFLKDIAEDRLPAYTP, encoded by the coding sequence GTGAAAGTGATTCAGACCCGCCTGCCGGGATGCGTGGTGCTTGAGCCGATGGTGTTCGGTGATTCGCGCGGTTTTTTCTTCGAAGGCTGGAACGCATCGCGATTCGGTGCGCTTGGGTTGCCCGACCGGTTCGTGCAGAGCAATGTTTCGTCCTCGAGCAAGGGCGTGCTGCGTGGCCTGCACTACCAGTGGCCGCGCCCGCAGGGCAAGCTGGTCAGCGTGCTGGAAGGTGAGGTCTACGATGTAGCCGTGGACATCCGACGCGGGTCACCGACGTTTGGATGCTGGGAGGCAGTGATCCTGAGTGCCGGCAACAAGCGCCAGTTCTGGATTCCGGAAGGTTTCGCCCACGGTTTCGCGGTGCTGTCCGAGACTGCGCTGTTCCACTATCTCTGTACCGACGTGTACGTAAGGGAAGCCGATGCTGCTGTGCGCTGGGACGACGCCGATATCGCGGTGGACTGGCCGATCAGCGATCCGATCCTGTCGGCCAAGGATGAGGATGCGCCGTTCCTGAAGGATATTGCCGAAGACCGATTGCCGGCCTATACGCCATGA
- a CDS encoding electron transfer flavoprotein subunit alpha/FixB family protein produces MSKILVIAEHHDGKLNAATAKTVSAAAAISGASIDVLVLAADPAAVAAEAAKIAGVAKVLTVANAANAQAIAQVLAPQIAQLAKGYTHVFGPSTTFGKDLMPCVAALLGVNQVSDLMSVEGSHTFKRPIYAGNAIITVEAPADQVVVATVRAASWPEAAQGGSAAIEAASVDAPLPAHTRFVGLAAGASDRPDLQSAKRVVSGGRGVGSEENFKVIFQLADRLGAAVGASRAAVDAGYVPSDLQVGQTGKIIAPELYVAVGISGAIQHLTGIKDAGTIVAINKDGDAPIFEIADIGLVGDLFTILPELEAALG; encoded by the coding sequence ATGAGCAAGATTCTCGTCATCGCCGAGCACCACGACGGCAAGCTCAACGCCGCCACCGCCAAGACCGTCAGCGCCGCCGCCGCCATCAGCGGTGCCAGCATCGACGTGCTGGTGCTGGCCGCCGATCCGGCCGCCGTCGCTGCGGAAGCGGCGAAGATCGCCGGCGTCGCCAAGGTCCTGACCGTGGCCAACGCCGCCAATGCACAAGCCATCGCCCAGGTGCTGGCGCCGCAGATCGCACAGCTGGCCAAGGGCTACACCCACGTGTTCGGCCCGTCGACCACCTTCGGCAAGGACCTGATGCCCTGCGTGGCCGCCCTGCTTGGCGTCAACCAGGTCTCCGACCTGATGAGCGTCGAAGGCAGCCACACCTTCAAGCGCCCGATCTACGCCGGCAACGCAATCATCACCGTCGAAGCCCCGGCCGACCAGGTCGTGGTCGCCACCGTGCGTGCCGCGTCGTGGCCGGAAGCGGCCCAGGGTGGCAGTGCCGCTATCGAAGCGGCCAGCGTCGACGCCCCGCTGCCGGCCCACACCCGCTTCGTCGGCCTGGCCGCCGGTGCCAGCGACCGCCCGGACCTGCAGAGCGCCAAGCGCGTGGTCTCCGGTGGCCGTGGCGTCGGCTCGGAAGAGAACTTCAAAGTCATCTTCCAGTTGGCCGACAGGCTCGGCGCCGCCGTCGGTGCTTCGCGCGCCGCGGTCGATGCCGGCTATGTGCCCAGCGACCTGCAGGTCGGCCAGACCGGCAAGATCATCGCGCCGGAGCTGTACGTGGCCGTCGGCATCAGCGGTGCCATCCAGCACCTGACCGGCATCAAGGACGCCGGCACCATCGTGGCGATCAACAAGGACGGTGACGCGCCGATCTTCGAGATCGCCGACATCGGCCTGGTGGGGGACCTGTTCACGATCCTGCCAGAGCTGGAAGCGGCGCTGGGCTGA
- the rfbD gene encoding dTDP-4-dehydrorhamnose reductase, whose protein sequence is MKLLVFGGNGQVGQELLRALAPQGTVIATTRSGTLPDGRSCERADFSEPDSLLALLDRLQPSIVVNAAAYTAVDRAEQDAGAAFAANALAPGVIARWCALRGVPFVHYSTDYVFDGRGTRPYHEDEPTAPLGVYGTSKRDGEDAVRAAGGRHLIFRTAWVYAAHGANFLRTMLRVGAERDRLRVVADQIGTPTPAALIADVTALALQHPGPLSGTWHLTATGQTSWHGFAEAIFAEALAKGLLDRAPVVEAIPSSDYPTPAQRPAWSVLDNRRIQQDFAIELPSWQAGLARVIDEIALPRN, encoded by the coding sequence ATGAAGCTGCTGGTGTTCGGCGGCAACGGCCAGGTGGGCCAGGAACTGCTGCGCGCATTGGCGCCGCAGGGTACGGTGATTGCAACCACGCGCAGCGGCACGCTGCCCGACGGCCGTTCCTGCGAGAGGGCCGACTTCAGCGAGCCAGACAGTCTGTTGGCATTGCTGGATCGGCTGCAGCCATCGATCGTGGTCAATGCGGCGGCCTATACGGCAGTGGACCGCGCCGAACAGGACGCAGGCGCGGCCTTTGCGGCCAATGCGCTGGCACCGGGCGTGATCGCGCGCTGGTGTGCGCTGCGGGGTGTGCCGTTCGTGCACTACTCCACCGACTACGTATTCGATGGACGCGGCACACGGCCGTACCACGAGGACGAGCCTACTGCACCGCTGGGCGTGTATGGCACCAGCAAGCGCGATGGCGAGGATGCGGTGCGTGCAGCGGGCGGGCGCCACCTGATCTTCCGCACGGCGTGGGTGTATGCCGCGCACGGTGCGAACTTCCTGCGCACCATGCTGCGGGTGGGCGCCGAGCGCGACCGGCTGCGGGTGGTGGCCGATCAGATCGGCACGCCGACGCCGGCGGCACTGATCGCCGATGTCACTGCGCTGGCATTGCAGCACCCGGGCCCGTTGTCCGGCACCTGGCACCTGACCGCCACGGGCCAGACCAGCTGGCATGGATTCGCCGAGGCGATCTTCGCCGAGGCGCTGGCGAAGGGGCTGCTGGACCGTGCGCCGGTGGTGGAGGCCATTCCGAGTTCGGACTATCCGACCCCGGCGCAGCGTCCGGCATGGTCGGTGCTGGACAACCGCCGGATCCAGCAGGATTTCGCTATCGAGCTGCCCAGTTGGCAGGCCGGTCTGGCGCGGGTGATCGACGAGATCGCGTTGCCTCGCAACTGA
- the rfbB gene encoding dTDP-glucose 4,6-dehydratase, translating to MPTWLVTGGAGFIGGNFVLEAVARGIKVINLDALTYAGNLKTLSSLDSDANHVFVQGDIGDRDLVARLLAEHRPDAVLNFAAESHVDRSIDGPGAFIQTNVVGTLGLLEAVRDYWKGLPADEAAAFRFLHVSTDEVYGTLGETGKFSETTPYAPNSPYSASKAASDHLVRAFHHTYGLPVLTTNCSNNYGPYHFPEKLIPLVIAKALAGEPLPVYGDGRQVRDWLFVTDHCEAIRTVLAKGQVGETYNVGGNSEKQNIEVVQAICALLDARRPRDDGQPRSSQITYVADRPGHDRRYAIDASKLKNDLGWEPAYTFEQGITFTVDWYLDNQEWVNGVLDGSYRLQRIGTSA from the coding sequence GTGCCCACATGGCTTGTCACCGGCGGCGCCGGATTCATCGGCGGCAACTTCGTGCTGGAAGCGGTCGCACGTGGCATCAAGGTGATCAATCTTGACGCCCTCACCTATGCCGGCAACCTGAAGACCCTGTCCAGCCTGGACAGCGACGCCAACCACGTCTTCGTGCAGGGTGATATCGGTGATCGCGACCTGGTTGCCCGCCTGCTGGCCGAGCACCGGCCCGACGCGGTGCTCAACTTCGCTGCGGAAAGCCACGTGGATCGTTCCATCGACGGTCCCGGCGCATTCATCCAGACCAACGTGGTGGGCACCCTGGGCCTGCTGGAAGCGGTGCGTGACTACTGGAAGGGACTGCCGGCCGACGAGGCCGCTGCATTCCGCTTCCTGCACGTGTCCACCGACGAGGTGTATGGCACGCTGGGCGAGACTGGCAAGTTCAGTGAAACCACCCCGTATGCGCCCAATTCGCCGTACTCGGCGTCCAAGGCCGCATCGGATCACCTGGTGCGTGCGTTCCATCACACCTACGGGCTGCCGGTGCTGACCACCAATTGCTCCAACAACTACGGCCCCTATCATTTCCCGGAAAAGCTCATTCCGCTGGTGATCGCCAAGGCGCTGGCCGGCGAACCGCTTCCGGTGTACGGCGATGGCAGGCAGGTGCGTGACTGGCTGTTCGTCACCGATCATTGCGAAGCGATCCGCACGGTGCTGGCCAAGGGGCAGGTCGGCGAGACCTACAACGTCGGTGGCAATTCGGAGAAGCAGAACATCGAAGTGGTGCAGGCGATCTGCGCGCTGCTCGATGCACGCCGCCCGCGCGACGATGGCCAGCCGCGCAGCAGCCAGATCACCTACGTGGCCGACCGTCCGGGGCACGACCGCCGCTATGCGATCGACGCCTCCAAGCTGAAGAACGACCTCGGCTGGGAGCCGGCCTACACCTTCGAGCAGGGCATCACCTTCACCGTTGACTGGTACCTGGACAACCAGGAGTGGGTGAACGGCGTGCTGGATGGCAGCTACCGCCTGCAGCGCATTGGCACCTCTGCCTGA
- a CDS encoding NAD-dependent epimerase/dehydratase family protein: protein MSAASSSVLEQKIIIPGGAGLVGQNLVAILKRLGYRQLVVIDKHAANLEVLAGMHPDVITELADLAEPGPWERHFAAADAVVMLQAQIGGTDPLPFVRNNITATDNVLDAIERHAVPYTVHVSSSVVCSVADDDYTRTKREQEQRVAARNIASVILRPTLMFGWFDRKHLGWLSRFMRRVPVFPIPGHGRYMRQPLYAGDFATIIASCLRSRISGQRYNITGLEKVDYVDIIRQIKRSTDARAMVLHIPYTLFHLLLKTWALFDRDPPFTAAQLQALVAHDEFEVIDWPSIFGVQPTPFAQAIDATFNDPEYGDIALEF from the coding sequence GTGAGCGCCGCATCGAGCTCCGTGCTGGAGCAGAAGATCATCATTCCCGGCGGCGCCGGCCTGGTCGGCCAGAACCTGGTGGCCATCCTCAAGCGCCTGGGCTATCGGCAGCTGGTGGTGATCGACAAGCATGCCGCCAATCTCGAGGTGCTGGCGGGCATGCATCCGGACGTGATCACTGAACTGGCCGACCTGGCCGAACCCGGCCCGTGGGAACGCCATTTCGCTGCGGCCGACGCCGTGGTAATGCTGCAGGCACAGATCGGCGGCACCGATCCCCTGCCGTTCGTGCGCAACAACATCACCGCCACCGACAATGTCCTCGATGCGATCGAGCGCCACGCCGTTCCCTATACCGTGCACGTCAGCTCCTCGGTCGTCTGCTCGGTGGCCGACGATGACTACACCCGTACCAAGCGCGAACAGGAACAGCGTGTGGCCGCCCGCAACATTGCGTCCGTCATTCTGCGCCCTACCCTGATGTTTGGCTGGTTCGACCGCAAGCACCTGGGCTGGCTGTCGCGCTTCATGCGCAGAGTTCCGGTTTTTCCGATTCCGGGCCATGGCCGCTACATGCGCCAGCCGCTGTATGCCGGCGACTTCGCCACCATCATTGCCAGCTGCCTGCGCTCACGCATCAGCGGCCAGCGCTACAACATCACCGGCCTTGAAAAGGTCGACTACGTCGACATCATCCGCCAGATCAAGCGCAGCACGGATGCACGCGCGATGGTGCTGCATATTCCCTACACCCTGTTCCACCTGCTGCTGAAGACCTGGGCACTGTTCGACCGCGATCCGCCGTTCACCGCCGCACAGTTGCAGGCGCTGGTGGCCCACGATGAGTTCGAGGTCATCGACTGGCCATCCATCTTCGGCGTGCAGCCAACGCCCTTTGCCCAGGCGATCGACGCCACCTTCAACGATCCCGAGTACGGCGACATCGCCCTGGAGTTCTGA
- a CDS encoding GtrA family protein — MTLSRPFLLFLVAGGIAALANILSRMLYSHWMPFTPAIIAAYLTGMVTAFVLTRWFVFSGSTRPLHHSAFYFVLVNLFAVAQTWLVSTVLAYHLLPWLGVDMLRLEIAHVVGVAVPVISSYFGHKHLSFR, encoded by the coding sequence GTGACCCTGTCGCGCCCGTTCCTGCTGTTCCTCGTGGCCGGCGGCATCGCCGCGCTCGCCAACATCCTGTCGCGGATGCTGTACAGCCATTGGATGCCATTCACTCCCGCGATCATCGCCGCCTACCTCACCGGCATGGTTACCGCGTTCGTATTGACGCGCTGGTTCGTGTTCTCCGGCAGCACCCGGCCGCTGCACCACTCGGCGTTCTACTTCGTGCTGGTCAATCTGTTCGCGGTGGCCCAGACCTGGCTGGTTTCCACCGTTCTGGCCTACCACCTGCTGCCGTGGCTGGGCGTAGACATGCTGCGCCTGGAGATCGCCCACGTGGTCGGCGTGGCCGTGCCGGTGATCTCCAGCTACTTCGGCCACAAGCACCTGTCGTTCCGGTGA
- a CDS encoding phosphomannomutase/phosphoglucomutase produces the protein MTLPCFKAYDIRGRVPDELDANLAKRIGAGTAALLGPGPVIVGHDIRLSSPELLQAAIEGLTASGRDVIDIGLCGTEEVYFQTFHRQAAGGIMVTASHNPMDYNGMKLVREQSKPISGDTGLFDIRDFAASDAPLGNGHGTVSQDADKSAYIQHLLGYIDVASLKPLKIVTNAGNGGAGLVIDALAPHLPFEFIRIQHEADGSFPNGIPNPLLPENRAATRDAVREHGADFGIAWDGDFDRCFFFDADGNFIEGYYLVGLLATALLARQPGGKIIHDPRLTWNTIEQVQQAGGVPIMSKTGHAFIKERMRAEDAIYGGEMSAHHYFRDFAYCDSGMIPWLLIAALVSQTGTPLGELVADRVKAFPCSGEINFRVEDAKATVAHVLAHYQADAPLLDHTDGVSAEFADWRFNLRSSNTEPLLRLNIETRGDAVLLARRTQELTALIGGSPAHH, from the coding sequence ATGACGCTCCCGTGTTTCAAGGCCTATGACATCCGTGGCCGGGTTCCGGATGAACTCGACGCCAACCTGGCCAAGCGCATCGGCGCCGGCACGGCGGCATTGCTGGGGCCAGGACCGGTCATCGTCGGCCATGACATCCGCCTGAGCAGCCCGGAGCTGCTGCAGGCCGCGATCGAAGGCCTCACCGCAAGTGGCCGCGATGTCATCGACATCGGCCTGTGCGGCACCGAGGAAGTGTACTTCCAGACGTTCCACCGCCAGGCCGCCGGCGGCATCATGGTTACTGCCAGCCACAATCCGATGGATTACAACGGCATGAAGCTGGTACGCGAACAGTCCAAGCCGATCAGCGGCGATACCGGCCTGTTCGACATCCGCGACTTCGCGGCCTCCGACGCACCGCTGGGCAACGGCCACGGCACGGTCAGCCAGGACGCCGACAAATCGGCCTACATCCAGCACCTGCTCGGCTACATCGACGTCGCCAGCCTGAAGCCGCTGAAGATCGTCACCAACGCTGGCAACGGTGGTGCCGGCCTGGTAATCGACGCACTGGCCCCGCACCTGCCCTTCGAATTCATCCGCATCCAGCATGAGGCCGACGGCAGCTTCCCCAACGGCATTCCCAACCCGCTGCTGCCGGAAAACCGCGCGGCCACCCGCGACGCGGTGCGCGAACACGGTGCCGACTTCGGCATCGCCTGGGATGGCGACTTCGACCGCTGCTTCTTCTTCGACGCCGATGGCAACTTCATCGAGGGCTACTACCTGGTCGGCCTGCTGGCCACCGCGCTGCTCGCGCGCCAGCCGGGCGGCAAGATCATCCATGACCCGCGCCTGACCTGGAACACCATCGAGCAGGTACAGCAGGCCGGTGGCGTGCCGATCATGAGCAAGACCGGCCATGCCTTCATCAAGGAACGCATGCGCGCCGAAGATGCGATCTACGGCGGCGAGATGAGTGCGCACCACTATTTCCGCGATTTCGCCTACTGCGACTCCGGCATGATTCCCTGGTTGCTGATTGCCGCACTGGTCTCGCAGACCGGTACTCCGCTGGGCGAACTGGTCGCGGACCGGGTGAAGGCCTTCCCCTGCAGTGGCGAGATCAACTTCCGCGTGGAAGACGCCAAGGCGACGGTGGCCCACGTCCTGGCCCATTACCAGGCCGACGCACCGCTGCTGGATCATACCGACGGCGTCAGCGCCGAGTTCGCCGACTGGCGCTTCAATCTGCGCAGCTCGAACACCGAACCACTGCTGCGCCTGAACATTGAAACCCGAGGCGACGCCGTGCTGCTGGCGCGACGCACCCAGGAACTTACCGCCCTGATCGGCGGCAGCCCGGCTCATCATTAA
- a CDS encoding SDR family oxidoreductase yields MQSVLIIGATSAIAEAVARRYAARGASLFLVGRRADRLAAIGDDLRIRGARATHTHAMDINDLPAHADLLAQAWQALGRVDVVLIAHGTLPDQAACEASVQACMAEFATNGTSTLALLGPLANRLADAGSGTLAVITSVAGDRGRQSNYVYGAAKAAVSTFLSGLRQRLAKRGVAVVDIRPGFVDTPMTAHLRKGPLWATPDQIARRIIAGIGRGTPVLYAPGFWRLIMGVIRTLPQAAFNRITL; encoded by the coding sequence ATGCAGAGTGTCCTCATCATCGGCGCCACGTCCGCCATCGCCGAAGCCGTTGCCCGGCGCTATGCCGCGCGTGGTGCGTCGCTGTTCCTTGTCGGTCGCCGCGCGGATCGACTGGCTGCCATTGGCGACGACCTGCGCATCCGCGGTGCGCGCGCCACGCACACCCACGCCATGGACATCAACGACCTGCCAGCTCATGCCGACCTGCTAGCGCAGGCATGGCAGGCACTGGGCAGGGTCGACGTGGTGCTGATCGCACACGGCACGCTGCCCGACCAGGCCGCCTGCGAGGCTTCGGTGCAGGCCTGCATGGCCGAATTCGCCACCAACGGCACCTCCACCCTGGCCCTGCTGGGACCACTGGCCAACCGGCTGGCCGATGCCGGCAGCGGCACACTGGCGGTGATCACTTCGGTCGCCGGGGACCGTGGCCGACAGAGCAACTACGTCTATGGCGCTGCCAAGGCGGCGGTCAGCACCTTCCTCAGCGGCCTGCGCCAACGCCTGGCCAAGCGGGGCGTGGCAGTGGTGGACATCCGCCCCGGCTTCGTCGATACGCCGATGACGGCCCACCTGCGCAAGGGCCCCTTGTGGGCTACACCGGACCAGATCGCGCGACGCATCATCGCCGGCATCGGCCGTGGCACCCCGGTGCTGTACGCGCCGGGCTTCTGGCGGTTGATCATGGGGGTGATCCGCACCCTGCCGCAGGCCGCCTTCAACAGGATCACGCTGTGA
- the rfbA gene encoding glucose-1-phosphate thymidylyltransferase RfbA has product MTQRKGIILAGGSGTRLYPITKGVSKQLLPVYDKPMIYYPLSVLMLAGIREVLIINTPHEQALFQQLLGDGSQWGMDIQYAVQPSPDGLAQAYLIGRDFVAGKPSCLVLGDNIFHGHGLRELLKRADERVDGSTVFGYWVNDPERYGVAEFDRGGKVVDLVEKPANPRSNYAVTGLYFYDGNASDYAAELRPSSRGELEITDLNKRYLADGTLHLEALGRGYAWLDTGTHQSLLEASNFIETIQTRQGLQVCCPEEVAFGQGWISAEQLQALAAPLIKNGYGQYLNKLALRGVVP; this is encoded by the coding sequence ATGACGCAACGCAAAGGCATCATCCTGGCCGGTGGCTCCGGCACCCGGCTGTATCCGATCACCAAGGGTGTCAGCAAGCAGCTGCTGCCGGTGTACGACAAGCCGATGATCTACTACCCGCTCAGCGTGCTGATGCTGGCGGGCATCCGTGAAGTACTGATCATCAACACGCCGCATGAGCAGGCGCTGTTCCAGCAGTTGCTGGGCGACGGTTCGCAGTGGGGCATGGACATCCAGTACGCAGTGCAGCCCAGCCCTGATGGGCTGGCACAGGCCTATCTGATTGGCCGCGATTTCGTGGCCGGCAAGCCGAGCTGCCTGGTGCTGGGCGACAACATCTTCCATGGCCACGGTCTACGTGAACTGCTCAAGCGCGCCGACGAGCGCGTGGACGGTTCGACCGTGTTCGGTTACTGGGTGAATGACCCCGAGCGCTACGGCGTGGCCGAGTTCGACAGGGGCGGTAAGGTAGTCGATCTGGTGGAGAAGCCAGCAAACCCGCGTTCCAACTATGCGGTTACCGGCCTCTACTTCTACGACGGCAACGCCAGTGACTATGCCGCCGAGCTCCGGCCTTCGTCGCGTGGCGAGCTGGAAATCACCGATCTCAACAAGCGCTACCTGGCCGACGGCACGCTTCATCTGGAAGCACTGGGCCGCGGTTATGCCTGGCTCGATACCGGCACCCACCAGTCGCTGCTGGAAGCCTCCAACTTCATCGAGACCATCCAGACCCGCCAGGGCCTGCAGGTATGCTGCCCGGAGGAAGTGGCGTTCGGGCAGGGCTGGATCTCGGCCGAACAGCTGCAGGCGCTGGCGGCCCCGTTGATCAAGAATGGCTACGGCCAGTACCTGAACAAGCTGGCATTGCGTGGGGTGGTTCCGTGA
- a CDS encoding electron transfer flavoprotein subunit beta/FixA family protein — protein sequence MKILVAYKRVVDYNVRIQVKPDGSGVVTDGVKLSPNPFDEIALEEALRLRDKGIASEVVVATIAPADAQAHLRNGLAMGANRAIHVVTDQAIQPLTAARTLLKLIEKEQPDLVILGKQAIDDDANQTGQMLATLWGRPQATFASKLDIADGKATVTREVDAGLETLEVDLPAVVTTDLRLNEPRFIKLPDIMKAKAKPLESLQLADLGVEAADTFKTTQYAAPSKRSKGVMVKDAAELVAALKQKGLL from the coding sequence ATGAAAATCCTCGTCGCGTACAAGCGCGTGGTGGACTACAACGTCCGCATTCAGGTCAAGCCGGACGGTTCCGGCGTGGTCACCGACGGCGTCAAGCTGTCCCCCAACCCCTTCGATGAAATCGCGTTGGAAGAAGCCCTGCGCCTGCGCGACAAGGGCATCGCCAGCGAAGTCGTGGTTGCGACCATCGCACCGGCCGACGCCCAGGCGCACCTGCGCAATGGCCTGGCCATGGGCGCGAACCGCGCCATTCACGTCGTCACCGACCAGGCCATCCAGCCGCTGACCGCCGCCCGCACCCTGCTCAAGCTGATCGAGAAGGAACAGCCGGACCTGGTGATCCTGGGCAAGCAGGCGATCGACGACGACGCCAACCAGACCGGCCAGATGCTGGCCACGCTCTGGGGCCGTCCGCAGGCGACCTTCGCCAGCAAGCTGGACATCGCCGACGGCAAGGCCACGGTCACCCGCGAGGTCGATGCCGGCCTGGAAACCCTCGAAGTGGACCTGCCGGCGGTGGTCACCACCGACCTGCGCCTGAACGAGCCGCGCTTCATCAAGCTGCCGGACATCATGAAGGCCAAGGCCAAGCCGCTGGAGAGCCTGCAGCTGGCCGACCTCGGCGTTGAAGCCGCCGATACCTTCAAGACCACCCAGTACGCCGCGCCATCCAAGCGCAGCAAGGGTGTGATGGTCAAGGACGCGGCCGAACTGGTTGCCGCACTCAAGCAGAAGGGGCTGCTGTAA
- a CDS encoding NAD(P)/FAD-dependent oxidoreductase translates to MSERIAVLGAGPMGLAVAYQLARDGHQPVVFEADDRVGGMTACFDFGGMQIERYYHFHCTSDHDFLAVLEELGLGDRMRWTETRMGYWFGKRLQPWGNPIALLRFKGLGLMAKIRYGLHAFLCTRRNDWRPLDHVEASSWIRRWVGAEAYETLWRRLFDYKFYNYAGNLSAAWIWSRIRRIGRSRYSLMREKLGYLEGGSSTLLDALHADIQRHGGEVRLSSPVQRIVIEAGRVHGVQVGGEHLAFDKVISTVPLPFVPRLAPDLPEAILAKFRTLNNIAVVCVIAKLRKPVSANFWVNTNDPDMDIPGIVEYTNLRPMDAHIVYVPFYMPGEHERYGDSDEVFADKVRRYLGMINPQLHADDFIEVRVSRYRHAQPICEPGFLDRLPPRRLPVEGLWVADTSHYYPEDRGISESIGFGRAMAREAIA, encoded by the coding sequence ATGAGCGAACGCATCGCCGTTCTTGGTGCCGGTCCGATGGGCCTGGCCGTGGCATACCAGCTGGCCCGCGACGGCCACCAGCCGGTGGTGTTCGAGGCCGACGACCGGGTGGGCGGGATGACCGCCTGTTTCGATTTCGGCGGCATGCAGATCGAGCGCTACTACCACTTCCACTGCACCTCCGACCACGATTTCCTGGCGGTGCTCGAGGAGCTGGGCCTGGGTGATCGCATGCGCTGGACCGAAACCCGCATGGGCTACTGGTTCGGCAAGCGCCTGCAGCCATGGGGCAACCCGATCGCCCTGCTGCGCTTCAAGGGCCTTGGGCTGATGGCCAAGATCCGCTACGGGCTGCACGCCTTCCTGTGCACCCGTCGCAACGACTGGCGCCCGCTGGATCATGTCGAAGCCTCCTCCTGGATCCGCCGCTGGGTCGGGGCCGAAGCCTATGAGACGCTGTGGCGCAGGCTGTTCGACTACAAGTTCTACAACTACGCCGGCAACCTGTCGGCGGCCTGGATCTGGAGCCGGATCCGGCGCATCGGTCGCTCACGCTACAGCCTGATGCGCGAGAAGCTGGGCTATCTGGAGGGCGGCTCGTCCACCCTGCTCGATGCCCTGCATGCGGACATCCAGCGCCATGGCGGCGAAGTGCGACTGTCCAGCCCGGTGCAGCGCATCGTGATCGAGGCGGGCCGCGTACATGGCGTCCAGGTCGGCGGCGAGCACCTGGCCTTCGACAAGGTCATCTCCACGGTGCCGCTGCCGTTCGTACCACGCCTGGCCCCGGACCTGCCCGAAGCGATCCTGGCGAAGTTCCGCACGTTGAACAACATCGCCGTGGTCTGTGTCATCGCCAAGCTGCGCAAGCCGGTCTCGGCCAATTTCTGGGTCAACACCAACGATCCGGACATGGACATCCCCGGCATCGTCGAATACACCAACCTGCGCCCGATGGATGCACATATCGTCTACGTGCCGTTCTACATGCCCGGCGAGCACGAGCGCTATGGCGACAGCGACGAGGTGTTCGCCGACAAGGTGCGGCGCTACCTGGGCATGATCAATCCGCAGCTGCATGCAGACGATTTCATCGAAGTACGGGTCAGCCGCTACCGACATGCGCAGCCCATCTGCGAACCAGGCTTCCTCGACCGGCTTCCGCCGCGCAGGTTGCCCGTGGAAGGCCTGTGGGTGGCCGATACATCGCACTATTATCCTGAGGACCGTGGCATCTCCGAGAGCATCGGCTTCGGCCGCGCCATGGCCCGCGAGGCGATTGCGTGA